One window from the genome of Phocoena phocoena chromosome 15, mPhoPho1.1, whole genome shotgun sequence encodes:
- the UBOX5 gene encoding RING finger protein 37 isoform X3 gives MVINLCLPQFRPRIYCNKISADGYEVENLISEDLTKRSHGFRTEYFIKPPVYVTVSFPFNVEICRINIDLTAGGGQNVTGLEMYTSALSSRVSWNTPECQTPGPDEPSIPEKEAFTLVGKVLLKNQSQVVFSHRGFKARPPFGPMEATLPSPAVVAQELWNKGALSLSHVAHLKICITHVTGSGIPCIKRLEVWGQPAKTCSQEVIDSILLVASESLPQDLSLQAPALPMESDCDPGGQSEGQQAPSSLLELAEVIRDVPEEFLDPITLEIMPYPMLLPSGKVIDQSTLEKCNRSEATWGRVPSDPFTGVAFTPHSQPLPHPYLKARIDHFLLQHSIPGCHLLGRAQTALAVTPSSIALPSQKRKMEQGEHAPDSSLGLNASCFSTTSLLVSPTTSEHTAKKMKAASELMDCSTEQPGSILGPECTSCKRVFSPYFKKEPVYQLPCGHLLCRPCLGEKQRSLPMTCIACQRPFASQDVLRVHF, from the exons ATATCAGCTGATGGTTATGAAGTAGAAAATCTCATCTCTGAAGACCTCACAAAGAGAAGTCATGGTTTTAGGACAGAGTATTTCATTAAGCCACCAGTCTATGTGACAGTTTCCTTTCCCTTCAATGTGGAAATCTGTAGGATTAACATAGACCTCACAGCTGGGGGAGGCCAGAATGTCACTGGCCTGGAAATGTATACATCTGCCTTGTCCAGCAGAGTGTCTTGGAATACCCCCGAGTGCCAGACCCCAGGCCCAGATGAGCCATCCATTCCGGAGAAAGAAGCGTTCACTTTGGTGGGCAAAGTCTTGTTGAAAAACCAGAGCCAAGTGGTGTTTAGCCACAGGGGCTTCAAAGCCAGGCCACCTTTTGGCCCGATGGAAGCCACACTTCCCTCCCCTGCTGTTGTGGCCCAGGAACTCTGGAATAAAGGGGCTCTTTCTCTTAGTCATGTGGCCCATCTCAAGATTTGTATCACCCATGTGACAGGCAGTGGTATCCCTTGTATCAAGCGGTTGGAAGTATGGGGTCAGCCAGCTAAAACCTGCTCTCAGGAGGTGATAGACAGTATTTTGCTGGTTGCCTCAGAGAGCCTCCCTCAGGACTTGTCTCTACAGGCCCCAGCCTTGCCCATGGAGAGTGACTGTGATCCTGGGGGCCAGTCTGAGGGCCAGCaggccccctccagcctcctGGAGCTGGCTGAGGTAATTCGGGATGTACCTGAAGAGTTCCTGGATCCCATCACCCTGGAGATCATGCCTTACCCCATGTTGCTGCCCTCAGGCAAGGTCATTGACCAGagcacgctggagaagtgtaacCGTAGTGAAGCCACATGGGGCCGAGTGCCCAGTGACCCTTTCACAGGAGTAGCCTTTACTCCgcactcccagcccctgcctcaccCCTACTTGAAGGCCCGGATCGACCATTTCCTGCTCCAGCACTCCATCCCTGGCTGCCACCTGCTTGGGAGAGCACAGACTGCATTGGCAGTGACCCCTTCTTCCATTGCTCTGCCCTCTCAGAAAAGGAAGATGGAGCAGGGTGAACATGCCCCAGACAGTAGCCTTGGCTTAaatgcttcctgtttttctaCCACAAGCCTTCTGGTCTCACCCACTACCTCAGAGCACACTGCTAAGAAAATGAAAGCTGCCAGTGAGCTCATGGATTGTTCAACAG AGCAGCCTGGGAGCATCCTGGGCCCCGAGTGCACATCCTGCAAAAGAGTGTTCTCTCCCTACTTCAAAAAGGAGCCCGTGTACCAGCTTCCCTGTGGCCATCTCCTGTGCCGGCCCTGCCTGGGTGAGAAGCAACGCTCCCTGCCCATGACATGCATAGCCTGCCAGCGGCCATTTGCCAGCCAGGACGTTCTGCGGGTTCACTTCTGA
- the UBOX5 gene encoding RING finger protein 37 isoform X1: MVINLCLPQFRPRIYCNKISADGYEVENLISEDLTKRSHGFRTEYFIKPPVYVTVSFPFNVEICRINIDLTAGGGQNVTGLEMYTSALSSRVSWNTPECQTPGPDEPSIPEKEAFTLVGKVLLKNQSQVVFSHRGFKARPPFGPMEATLPSPAVVAQELWNKGALSLSHVAHLKICITHVTGSGIPCIKRLEVWGQPAKTCSQEVIDSILLVASESLPQDLSLQAPALPMESDCDPGGQSEGQQAPSSLLELAEVIRDVPEEFLDPITLEIMPYPMLLPSGKVIDQSTLEKCNRSEATWGRVPSDPFTGVAFTPHSQPLPHPYLKARIDHFLLQHSIPGCHLLGRAQTALAVTPSSIALPSQKRKMEQGEHAPDSSLGLNASCFSTTSLLVSPTTSEHTAKKMKAASELMDCSTGPVSHEQKLSQSLEIALTSTLGSMPSFTARLTRGQLQHLSTRGSSTSWRPGSSSEQPGSILGPECTSCKRVFSPYFKKEPVYQLPCGHLLCRPCLGEKQRSLPMTCIACQRPFASQDVLRVHF; the protein is encoded by the exons ATATCAGCTGATGGTTATGAAGTAGAAAATCTCATCTCTGAAGACCTCACAAAGAGAAGTCATGGTTTTAGGACAGAGTATTTCATTAAGCCACCAGTCTATGTGACAGTTTCCTTTCCCTTCAATGTGGAAATCTGTAGGATTAACATAGACCTCACAGCTGGGGGAGGCCAGAATGTCACTGGCCTGGAAATGTATACATCTGCCTTGTCCAGCAGAGTGTCTTGGAATACCCCCGAGTGCCAGACCCCAGGCCCAGATGAGCCATCCATTCCGGAGAAAGAAGCGTTCACTTTGGTGGGCAAAGTCTTGTTGAAAAACCAGAGCCAAGTGGTGTTTAGCCACAGGGGCTTCAAAGCCAGGCCACCTTTTGGCCCGATGGAAGCCACACTTCCCTCCCCTGCTGTTGTGGCCCAGGAACTCTGGAATAAAGGGGCTCTTTCTCTTAGTCATGTGGCCCATCTCAAGATTTGTATCACCCATGTGACAGGCAGTGGTATCCCTTGTATCAAGCGGTTGGAAGTATGGGGTCAGCCAGCTAAAACCTGCTCTCAGGAGGTGATAGACAGTATTTTGCTGGTTGCCTCAGAGAGCCTCCCTCAGGACTTGTCTCTACAGGCCCCAGCCTTGCCCATGGAGAGTGACTGTGATCCTGGGGGCCAGTCTGAGGGCCAGCaggccccctccagcctcctGGAGCTGGCTGAGGTAATTCGGGATGTACCTGAAGAGTTCCTGGATCCCATCACCCTGGAGATCATGCCTTACCCCATGTTGCTGCCCTCAGGCAAGGTCATTGACCAGagcacgctggagaagtgtaacCGTAGTGAAGCCACATGGGGCCGAGTGCCCAGTGACCCTTTCACAGGAGTAGCCTTTACTCCgcactcccagcccctgcctcaccCCTACTTGAAGGCCCGGATCGACCATTTCCTGCTCCAGCACTCCATCCCTGGCTGCCACCTGCTTGGGAGAGCACAGACTGCATTGGCAGTGACCCCTTCTTCCATTGCTCTGCCCTCTCAGAAAAGGAAGATGGAGCAGGGTGAACATGCCCCAGACAGTAGCCTTGGCTTAaatgcttcctgtttttctaCCACAAGCCTTCTGGTCTCACCCACTACCTCAGAGCACACTGCTAAGAAAATGAAAGCTGCCAGTGAGCTCATGGATTGTTCAACAG GTCCAGTATCCCATGAGCAAAAGCTGTCGCAAAGCTTGGAAATTGCCTTGACGTCAACCCTTGGCTCCATGCCCTCCTTCACAGCTCGGCTGACTAGGGGACAGCTCCAGCACCTCAGCACAAGAGGGAGCAGTACTTCCTGGAGGCCAGGCTCCAGCTCGG AGCAGCCTGGGAGCATCCTGGGCCCCGAGTGCACATCCTGCAAAAGAGTGTTCTCTCCCTACTTCAAAAAGGAGCCCGTGTACCAGCTTCCCTGTGGCCATCTCCTGTGCCGGCCCTGCCTGGGTGAGAAGCAACGCTCCCTGCCCATGACATGCATAGCCTGCCAGCGGCCATTTGCCAGCCAGGACGTTCTGCGGGTTCACTTCTGA
- the UBOX5 gene encoding RING finger protein 37 isoform X2 translates to MVINLCLPQFRPRIYCNKISADGYEVENLISEDLTKRSHGFRTEYFIKPPVYVTVSFPFNVEICRINIDLTAGGGQNVTGLEMYTSALSSRVSWNTPECQTPGPDEPSIPEKEAFTLVGKVLLKNQSQVVFSHRGFKARPPFGPMEATLPSPAVVAQELWNKGALSLSHVAHLKICITHVTGSGIPCIKRLEVWGQPAKTCSQEVIDSILLVASESLPQDLSLQAPALPMESDCDPGGQSEGQQAPSSLLELAEVIRDVPEEFLDPITLEIMPYPMLLPSGKVIDQSTLEKCNRSEATWGRVPSDPFTGVAFTPHSQPLPHPYLKARIDHFLLQHSIPGCHLLGRAQTALAVTPSSIALPSQKRKMEQGEHAPDSSLGLNASCFSTTSLLVSPTTSEHTAKKMKAASELMDCSTGPVSHEQKLSQSLEIALTSTLGSMPSFTARLTRGQLQHLSTRGSSTSWRPGSSSAWEHPGPRVHILQKSVLSLLQKGARVPASLWPSPVPALPG, encoded by the exons ATATCAGCTGATGGTTATGAAGTAGAAAATCTCATCTCTGAAGACCTCACAAAGAGAAGTCATGGTTTTAGGACAGAGTATTTCATTAAGCCACCAGTCTATGTGACAGTTTCCTTTCCCTTCAATGTGGAAATCTGTAGGATTAACATAGACCTCACAGCTGGGGGAGGCCAGAATGTCACTGGCCTGGAAATGTATACATCTGCCTTGTCCAGCAGAGTGTCTTGGAATACCCCCGAGTGCCAGACCCCAGGCCCAGATGAGCCATCCATTCCGGAGAAAGAAGCGTTCACTTTGGTGGGCAAAGTCTTGTTGAAAAACCAGAGCCAAGTGGTGTTTAGCCACAGGGGCTTCAAAGCCAGGCCACCTTTTGGCCCGATGGAAGCCACACTTCCCTCCCCTGCTGTTGTGGCCCAGGAACTCTGGAATAAAGGGGCTCTTTCTCTTAGTCATGTGGCCCATCTCAAGATTTGTATCACCCATGTGACAGGCAGTGGTATCCCTTGTATCAAGCGGTTGGAAGTATGGGGTCAGCCAGCTAAAACCTGCTCTCAGGAGGTGATAGACAGTATTTTGCTGGTTGCCTCAGAGAGCCTCCCTCAGGACTTGTCTCTACAGGCCCCAGCCTTGCCCATGGAGAGTGACTGTGATCCTGGGGGCCAGTCTGAGGGCCAGCaggccccctccagcctcctGGAGCTGGCTGAGGTAATTCGGGATGTACCTGAAGAGTTCCTGGATCCCATCACCCTGGAGATCATGCCTTACCCCATGTTGCTGCCCTCAGGCAAGGTCATTGACCAGagcacgctggagaagtgtaacCGTAGTGAAGCCACATGGGGCCGAGTGCCCAGTGACCCTTTCACAGGAGTAGCCTTTACTCCgcactcccagcccctgcctcaccCCTACTTGAAGGCCCGGATCGACCATTTCCTGCTCCAGCACTCCATCCCTGGCTGCCACCTGCTTGGGAGAGCACAGACTGCATTGGCAGTGACCCCTTCTTCCATTGCTCTGCCCTCTCAGAAAAGGAAGATGGAGCAGGGTGAACATGCCCCAGACAGTAGCCTTGGCTTAaatgcttcctgtttttctaCCACAAGCCTTCTGGTCTCACCCACTACCTCAGAGCACACTGCTAAGAAAATGAAAGCTGCCAGTGAGCTCATGGATTGTTCAACAG GTCCAGTATCCCATGAGCAAAAGCTGTCGCAAAGCTTGGAAATTGCCTTGACGTCAACCCTTGGCTCCATGCCCTCCTTCACAGCTCGGCTGACTAGGGGACAGCTCCAGCACCTCAGCACAAGAGGGAGCAGTACTTCCTGGAGGCCAGGCTCCAGCTCGG CCTGGGAGCATCCTGGGCCCCGAGTGCACATCCTGCAAAAGAGTGTTCTCTCCCTACTTCAAAAAGGAGCCCGTGTACCAGCTTCCCTGTGGCCATCTCCTGTGCCGGCCCTGCCTGGGTGA